The Leptospira sp. WS39.C2 genome contains a region encoding:
- a CDS encoding TetR/AcrR family transcriptional regulator, which produces MKKIPTKLRLLSVSRNLFLRQGYAETGLNQIVEEAKTVKASLYQHFSSKEELGKEVLKIYSDENLNLLKTLMKRNPKPLDFIKAWVRILSREARLSQLFGCGMANFRAQIHPEEIHIRSEIERIANETIECLSEFLQNSIQNGYIQENVDTHSLAKQLFIVYEGVLQSYRLLDDKKSLDELYKIAENLIPISK; this is translated from the coding sequence ATGAAAAAGATTCCTACAAAGTTACGACTTTTATCTGTCAGCCGTAATCTTTTTCTGAGACAAGGGTACGCAGAAACTGGACTGAACCAAATTGTAGAAGAAGCAAAAACGGTGAAGGCAAGTTTGTACCAACATTTTTCTTCGAAAGAAGAGTTGGGAAAAGAAGTTCTCAAAATTTATTCAGACGAAAATTTAAATCTCCTAAAAACCTTGATGAAACGAAATCCAAAACCTTTGGATTTTATCAAAGCTTGGGTACGCATCCTTTCTAGAGAAGCAAGGTTATCACAATTATTCGGATGTGGGATGGCAAACTTTCGTGCCCAAATCCACCCAGAAGAAATCCACATTCGGTCTGAAATTGAAAGGATCGCAAATGAAACCATCGAATGTTTGTCTGAGTTTTTACAAAACTCGATTCAAAATGGTTATATCCAAGAGAATGTGGATACTCATTCTCTCGCTAAACAGTTGTTCATTGTTTATGAAGGGGTATTACAGAGTTATCGTCTACTAGATGATAAAAAATCTTTAGACGAACTTTATAAAATCGCTGAGAATCTAATACCAATTTCAAAATGA
- the mltG gene encoding endolytic transglycosylase MltG, whose product MNSKVKKYLILSGLGAALLLVLALISFFVVDEIKGGAVGDGQNKYELIIDSGEPSSSVVRELAASGMIKSSVYFNYLIKFTRAGNKIKQGVYDINDGMSSRKILDVIISGKVKLVTFTVPEGYNNRQIGDLLVTKKLSPSREEFLKVTQSLALLTKYNIPAKTLEGYLFPETYSVPLNYPLERITEMMIKRFYKKLESIPESKGMKPADLHFRVVLASIVEREAVRKEERPMMAGVFLTRIEKNINLESCATIQYLFDKPKKRLFESDLKIVSPYNTYINGGWPPGPISNPGLPALEASFRPMKSDKLFFLLKPDGSHYFSSTFKEHLEAKKKFIDVLYQ is encoded by the coding sequence ATGAACTCAAAAGTTAAAAAATACCTGATACTTTCAGGATTAGGTGCCGCTTTATTATTAGTTTTAGCTCTCATCAGTTTTTTTGTCGTGGATGAAATCAAAGGTGGAGCCGTTGGTGATGGACAGAATAAATACGAACTCATCATAGATTCTGGTGAACCTTCATCAAGTGTCGTACGTGAGTTAGCTGCTTCTGGAATGATTAAATCGAGTGTTTATTTTAATTATCTGATCAAATTTACTCGCGCAGGTAATAAAATCAAACAAGGTGTTTATGACATCAATGATGGTATGAGTTCTCGAAAGATTTTGGACGTGATTATTTCCGGAAAAGTGAAACTTGTAACCTTTACTGTTCCCGAAGGATATAACAATCGTCAGATTGGTGATTTGTTGGTTACAAAAAAACTTTCACCATCTAGAGAAGAATTTTTAAAAGTAACACAGAGTCTTGCATTATTGACCAAATACAATATTCCTGCAAAAACTTTGGAAGGTTATTTGTTTCCAGAAACATATTCCGTACCTCTAAACTACCCTCTTGAACGCATCACAGAAATGATGATCAAACGGTTTTACAAAAAACTAGAATCCATTCCTGAATCAAAAGGTATGAAACCAGCAGATCTTCATTTTCGAGTAGTGCTGGCATCTATAGTAGAAAGAGAAGCTGTGAGAAAGGAAGAACGGCCTATGATGGCAGGTGTTTTCCTCACTAGAATCGAAAAAAATATCAATTTAGAATCTTGCGCCACCATACAATACTTATTTGATAAACCGAAAAAAAGACTTTTTGAGTCTGATTTAAAAATTGTCTCACCTTATAATACTTATATCAATGGTGGATGGCCGCCAGGTCCTATTTCCAATCCTGGTTTACCAGCTCTTGAAGCTTCGTTTCGACCAATGAAATCGGATAAATTGTTTTTCCTTTTAAAACCTGATGGCTCTCATTATTTTTCCTCCACATTCAAAGAACATTTAGAGGCAAAAAAGAAGTTCATCGATGTATTGTATCAATAA
- a CDS encoding TonB-dependent receptor, producing the protein MKNLKILLLVAILTPISLFAQANGSISGVIIDSENGEAVFGATIVVRSEKKFAKTDFDGKYSLSLPPGSYDVEFQMYGYGPQKRNVVISSGKNQSINVTFGAQTLETVEVKDRASNNTESALLALQRKSAAVSDGISQEAIKKSPDSNAGDVVRRVTGITLIGGKYVFVRGLGERYSNTVLNEVLIPTTEPDKRVVPLDIFPASILKNIRVIKTFVPEDPAEFSGGLVKVETQEYPDKFLLNVGLGIGRNMNSTGYEFKTFDAVDILGRPNSSYQMPGIVNSLPGFLPLEPGNRFGGLPPNFVNLSSLAFNQQWTPDSGKGGYDKNINFTVGNTFKLTESGQRLGVLLGVVRSEEYRIRDEKSARYIPNFAGGIITPDTTYLIPIQKQDTKVYNKDTNFAANLNLSYELTKGQQIYLKNLYTVASDTTVRDAFGQNFIDNFDFLSQTGIVTSRGLLNTVLGGDHALQFGSMNRPHKLEWNVAYSLANREEPNLIQQVWRRPNPSTLTDGYFRLGNNPDGTRFFSSTADTVRQANVKYSIPFEQWNGLKSEFKFGGMALDRFKSFTFREFGNKSNVGTQFPVDYYPIPGEVVYNPTEYVQRSTGVANKTFSERQIEPNAYDAEQKLHAQFAQVDMPLIPKLRFIGGVRFEDSFQKVKTFRTRDTSSLRNVDYGCTVNNEDVRVALVRSNICDVDNNGIGTLRNQDKLPSANLVWEMNKDMNLRFGLTQSVTRPDLRELSPFGFTPYFGADRIFGNPNLKRTYIHNYDARYEYYISNTDFFGIGAFYKNLSNPIEMVGLPQSGGISFNFSYTNAKEATIKGVELDYRKEFFDRFRVETNLFFIKSQVQVLTWEDNALIKAGVIDKINRIASFDPTNISRPLQGQSEYVYNLKFDYFLTSKKNQTIGVYYNFFGDRIYAVGANGTPDAIERGVGITDVVYSYKHDDRLDFKAAAKNIMDTRFKVYQKSEVTGEDLLFYSYRMGVTFTVAATYKFF; encoded by the coding sequence ATGAAAAATCTAAAAATCCTCTTGTTGGTTGCCATCTTAACTCCAATTTCGCTTTTTGCACAAGCAAATGGATCAATCAGCGGTGTTATCATCGATTCTGAAAACGGAGAGGCTGTCTTTGGAGCAACGATAGTCGTTCGCTCGGAAAAGAAATTTGCTAAAACTGACTTTGATGGGAAATATTCCTTATCTCTTCCTCCTGGTTCTTATGATGTCGAATTCCAAATGTATGGTTATGGTCCACAGAAAAGAAACGTTGTTATATCATCTGGAAAGAACCAATCTATCAATGTAACTTTCGGTGCTCAAACATTGGAAACTGTCGAAGTAAAAGACAGAGCTTCGAATAATACAGAATCGGCACTATTAGCACTCCAACGTAAATCCGCTGCGGTTTCAGATGGTATTTCGCAGGAAGCCATTAAAAAAAGTCCAGATTCGAACGCGGGTGATGTGGTTCGTCGTGTAACAGGAATCACACTTATTGGTGGAAAATATGTTTTTGTGCGAGGTTTAGGGGAAAGGTATTCTAATACTGTGTTAAACGAAGTATTGATTCCTACCACCGAGCCAGACAAACGCGTTGTTCCACTAGATATCTTTCCTGCATCCATTTTAAAAAATATCCGAGTAATCAAAACATTTGTTCCTGAAGATCCCGCTGAGTTCTCTGGTGGATTAGTAAAAGTAGAAACCCAAGAGTATCCTGACAAATTTCTATTGAATGTCGGATTGGGAATTGGAAGAAACATGAATTCAACAGGATATGAATTCAAAACTTTTGATGCTGTTGATATTTTAGGAAGACCGAATTCTTCTTACCAAATGCCTGGGATAGTAAATTCTTTGCCTGGGTTTTTACCTCTCGAGCCTGGGAACCGATTTGGAGGTCTTCCACCTAATTTTGTTAACTTAAGCTCGTTAGCATTCAACCAACAATGGACACCCGATTCAGGTAAAGGTGGATACGATAAAAATATCAATTTCACAGTCGGAAATACATTCAAGCTCACTGAGTCTGGCCAACGTCTAGGTGTATTACTTGGAGTTGTTAGAAGTGAAGAATATAGAATAAGAGACGAAAAATCCGCAAGATATATTCCAAACTTTGCAGGTGGTATCATTACACCAGATACAACGTATCTTATTCCAATCCAAAAACAAGATACAAAAGTATATAACAAAGATACAAACTTTGCCGCAAACTTAAACTTATCTTACGAACTTACAAAAGGGCAACAGATTTATTTAAAGAATCTATATACAGTAGCATCTGATACAACTGTCCGAGATGCATTTGGTCAAAATTTTATTGATAACTTTGATTTTTTATCGCAAACAGGAATCGTTACTTCACGAGGGTTACTTAATACCGTGCTTGGTGGTGATCATGCTTTACAATTCGGAAGTATGAATCGTCCCCATAAACTTGAATGGAATGTAGCTTACTCTTTAGCAAACAGAGAAGAACCTAATTTAATACAACAAGTTTGGCGTAGGCCAAACCCATCTACTTTAACTGATGGATATTTTCGATTAGGTAATAATCCGGATGGAACTAGATTTTTTTCTTCAACTGCTGATACGGTAAGACAAGCGAATGTAAAATACTCGATTCCGTTTGAACAGTGGAATGGACTAAAATCTGAATTCAAATTCGGTGGGATGGCTCTTGACCGATTCAAAAGTTTTACCTTTAGGGAATTTGGAAATAAGTCAAATGTTGGAACCCAATTTCCGGTAGATTATTATCCTATTCCGGGAGAAGTCGTATATAATCCTACTGAATATGTTCAAAGGTCAACTGGAGTAGCTAACAAAACTTTTTCTGAACGACAAATAGAACCTAATGCGTATGATGCCGAGCAGAAACTACATGCACAATTTGCGCAAGTCGATATGCCTCTAATCCCAAAATTAAGATTTATTGGTGGCGTTCGATTTGAAGACTCTTTCCAAAAAGTAAAAACATTTAGAACTAGAGATACTAGTTCATTAAGAAACGTTGATTATGGATGTACTGTCAATAACGAAGATGTTCGTGTTGCATTGGTTAGATCTAATATCTGCGATGTAGATAATAATGGTATTGGAACATTAAGAAACCAGGACAAACTTCCATCAGCCAATTTAGTTTGGGAAATGAATAAAGATATGAATCTTAGATTCGGTCTTACGCAATCTGTAACTCGACCCGATCTAAGAGAATTATCACCATTTGGTTTCACACCTTATTTCGGAGCAGATAGGATTTTTGGTAACCCAAACTTAAAAAGAACTTATATTCATAACTACGATGCAAGATATGAATATTACATCTCTAATACTGACTTTTTTGGGATTGGTGCTTTTTATAAAAACTTATCGAATCCAATTGAAATGGTGGGTTTACCACAATCAGGTGGTATTTCATTCAATTTCTCTTATACAAATGCAAAGGAAGCTACAATCAAAGGTGTCGAATTAGATTATAGAAAAGAATTTTTTGATCGATTCAGAGTAGAAACTAATTTGTTTTTCATAAAATCACAAGTTCAAGTTTTAACTTGGGAAGACAACGCTTTGATTAAAGCGGGTGTAATTGATAAAATCAATAGAATCGCATCATTTGACCCAACAAATATTTCAAGACCTCTCCAAGGCCAATCAGAATATGTATACAACTTAAAATTTGATTATTTTCTGACTTCTAAGAAAAACCAAACCATAGGAGTTTACTACAATTTCTTTGGAGATCGGATCTACGCAGTTGGTGCAAACGGTACACCTGATGCCATTGAACGGGGTGTAGGAATCACTGACGTGGTTTATAGTTATAAACATGATGATCGACTTGATTTTAAGGCTGCTGCAAAAAATATCATGGATACCCGTTTCAAAGTATATCAAAAAAGTGAAGTTACTGGTGAAGATCTATTATTCTATTCCTATAGAATGGGTGTAACTTTTACGGTCGCTGCGACATATAAGTTTTTTTAA
- a CDS encoding ankyrin repeat domain-containing protein produces MDTFLSSRFFKNLFSFVIIFLISWIGFACMEDETVVKTPPSLELRLFQAVEKGNLEEVKSLLAQGVSINAKDSLGNSSLIKAVDEEETELTLFLIQKGANVNLRNTMGETALYRAVYRGNLNLVKILVKAGAETKAKTVGGVSITELADERGEEGILKFLESQK; encoded by the coding sequence ATGGATACATTCTTATCTAGCCGATTTTTCAAAAATTTATTTTCTTTTGTCATAATTTTTCTGATCTCTTGGATTGGGTTTGCTTGTATGGAAGATGAAACAGTCGTTAAAACACCTCCTAGTTTGGAATTACGTCTCTTCCAAGCCGTTGAAAAAGGAAATTTAGAAGAAGTCAAAAGCTTATTAGCCCAAGGTGTTTCCATCAATGCCAAGGATTCCCTCGGAAATTCTTCCCTAATCAAGGCAGTAGATGAAGAGGAAACCGAACTAACGTTATTCCTCATCCAAAAAGGGGCAAATGTTAACTTGCGTAATACTATGGGTGAAACGGCCCTCTACAGAGCAGTATACCGTGGGAATTTGAATTTAGTCAAAATCCTTGTCAAAGCGGGAGCAGAGACCAAAGCCAAAACAGTAGGTGGTGTTAGCATCACAGAATTGGCAGATGAACGTGGCGAAGAGGGAATTTTGAAGTTTTTAGAATCACAAAAGTAA
- a CDS encoding nitroreductase translates to MNQELISIHEVAKSVTEAMETRHSIREYETTPIPEEVLKRIFETSLRSPSWKNSQPWKVHIISGAKKEKLADSLTKAAMESSPAPETNWPESYPSDAKKRMFDLGMKIYGVAGIDRKDKEARDQFMLRNFSFFGAPTAVFITSKFDLNFFVGIDLGCFLQSVLLLAREEGLGTCPQAALGAFPQVVRNELNLPNDEKVIMGLSIGYPKPNSDLNRFHTPREESSDLLRFY, encoded by the coding sequence ATGAACCAAGAATTGATCTCCATCCATGAAGTCGCAAAATCTGTTACAGAAGCAATGGAAACTCGCCATAGCATCCGTGAATACGAAACCACACCCATTCCAGAGGAAGTACTCAAACGAATTTTTGAAACCTCTTTACGTAGCCCGAGTTGGAAAAACTCCCAACCTTGGAAAGTTCACATCATCAGTGGTGCAAAAAAAGAGAAACTCGCGGATTCGTTAACAAAAGCTGCGATGGAATCAAGCCCCGCACCCGAAACAAATTGGCCAGAGTCTTATCCGAGTGATGCCAAAAAACGTATGTTTGATTTAGGAATGAAAATTTATGGCGTGGCTGGAATTGATCGAAAGGACAAAGAAGCAAGAGACCAGTTTATGCTTCGTAATTTTAGTTTTTTTGGTGCTCCCACTGCCGTTTTCATCACTTCAAAATTTGATCTCAATTTTTTTGTAGGAATTGACTTAGGATGTTTTTTACAATCGGTTTTGCTTTTAGCGAGAGAAGAGGGTCTCGGAACATGCCCACAAGCTGCTTTAGGTGCATTTCCGCAAGTGGTACGAAATGAATTAAATCTTCCCAATGACGAGAAAGTGATTATGGGCCTAAGTATTGGATATCCAAAACCCAATTCCGATTTGAATCGATTCCATACACCAAGAGAAGAAAGCTCCGATTTACTTCGGTTTTATTAA
- a CDS encoding class I SAM-dependent methyltransferase: MYNKDFWNDRYANEEYVYGKQPNEFLHSRLPNLKKGRILFPCEGEGRNAVFAASLGWDVFAFDQSESGKQKAQQLAKEKNVTFHYEISDVLNYPYAPEQMDMVALIYCHFHKSIRTTVHRNCVRTLKPGGILLLEAFSPDQLKYTSGGPKDPDMLCHIKDLRMDFSEMNVEYEETLETELNESPFHKGKASIVRLVLRKN, from the coding sequence ATGTATAACAAAGATTTCTGGAACGACCGTTATGCGAATGAAGAATATGTGTATGGGAAACAACCAAATGAGTTCTTACATTCCCGACTACCGAATTTAAAAAAAGGACGTATCCTTTTCCCATGTGAAGGGGAAGGACGGAATGCAGTTTTTGCAGCAAGTCTTGGTTGGGACGTGTTTGCATTTGACCAATCCGAATCAGGAAAACAAAAAGCACAACAATTGGCGAAGGAAAAAAATGTTACCTTCCATTATGAAATTTCAGATGTTTTAAATTATCCCTATGCTCCTGAACAAATGGACATGGTGGCATTGATCTACTGTCATTTTCATAAATCGATACGAACGACTGTTCACAGAAACTGCGTGCGTACATTAAAACCTGGTGGGATTTTATTACTCGAAGCATTTTCTCCAGACCAATTAAAATACACTTCAGGAGGACCCAAAGATCCTGACATGCTCTGTCATATAAAAGACCTGCGTATGGATTTTTCTGAAATGAATGTTGAATATGAAGAGACACTCGAAACTGAACTAAATGAGAGTCCGTTCCATAAAGGAAAAGCAAGTATCGTCAGACTTGTTCTTCGAAAAAATTGA
- a CDS encoding ankyrin repeat domain-containing protein produces the protein MSKFQILKSILNLSICLSITNLSSLSAQSEPILEINKISEQIERISVKIPSDHFYVTNTSISYTNAMSDGVPAPKLVYLESGEIFLAYNDGNSNGRIVSLDTNFKVKEEILILKNLRIEDTIADSNGLTVLLSAFQMEKKGNYESKNFHTAYINQYSISGKLKFSTKIVGTKEYKNVGDQGIDTTFGTLTLEKSADDRYATYFSTYRKWDDGVTHQSEYLAFFDESGKRVMKSDGKTPEGFTWNVSHSFRPRMVNDGKQLVMVTVGDAYPRGLVVDHFPSRKREIPIVVPKAGPNETYQYVPISTGDLYAKDGSTWITFDSNLNRSSYDIGLLIKQNDILSKPIFITNTTKQRERIPRIVPLGKDHLFLLWMTDNGTEKDKWFPNISKMNLEGCVIQKDGTIISKPQSFGVGKGLVFRSAARFFQLPDGRFGWVNDLTGLPDQLEIVLISPFTKDSTTVTSNENQIPESSDVKINPSLGKQLLAAIYDGKEGEVISLLNQGADPNTINEGWSALLYAAYFGRTDSVKALISYKADIEYSVDTWNALRLAEERGHQQIVAILQPITKTRSRSIAVSPIPKKPFTPEVKNRNLSIGEEPSKQKIESNFQSLGRPLQ, from the coding sequence ATGAGTAAATTTCAAATTTTGAAAAGTATTTTAAACCTTTCAATTTGTTTATCCATTACAAACCTTTCCTCTCTTTCTGCACAGTCCGAACCCATTTTAGAGATTAACAAAATCTCCGAACAAATAGAACGAATATCAGTCAAAATTCCTTCAGATCATTTTTACGTAACGAATACTTCCATATCTTATACAAATGCTATGTCAGATGGTGTGCCAGCTCCAAAATTAGTTTATCTAGAATCAGGAGAAATTTTTCTCGCTTACAACGATGGAAATTCGAATGGCCGAATTGTAAGTTTGGATACAAATTTTAAAGTGAAAGAAGAAATTCTAATCTTAAAAAATTTACGAATTGAGGATACCATAGCTGATTCCAATGGACTCACCGTTTTATTATCAGCTTTTCAAATGGAAAAAAAAGGAAACTACGAATCTAAAAATTTTCATACAGCGTATATCAATCAATACTCTATATCTGGAAAATTAAAATTTAGTACAAAAATTGTTGGTACTAAAGAATATAAAAATGTCGGAGACCAAGGAATTGATACTACTTTCGGCACACTTACATTGGAAAAATCAGCTGACGATCGTTATGCTACTTATTTTTCTACTTATCGAAAATGGGATGATGGTGTGACTCACCAAAGTGAATACCTTGCTTTTTTTGATGAATCTGGGAAACGAGTGATGAAATCTGATGGCAAAACCCCAGAGGGATTTACATGGAATGTTAGCCATAGTTTTCGTCCAAGAATGGTCAATGATGGAAAACAATTGGTTATGGTAACTGTAGGTGATGCTTACCCAAGAGGATTGGTTGTTGATCATTTCCCATCTCGAAAACGGGAAATTCCAATTGTCGTACCAAAAGCAGGCCCAAACGAAACGTACCAATACGTTCCCATTTCCACTGGAGATTTATATGCAAAAGATGGAAGCACATGGATTACATTTGATTCCAATTTAAATCGTTCCTCTTATGACATAGGTCTTCTGATCAAACAAAATGATATCCTATCAAAACCAATTTTTATCACAAATACCACCAAACAGCGAGAGCGGATTCCAAGAATTGTTCCATTGGGAAAAGACCATTTGTTTCTATTGTGGATGACTGATAATGGAACAGAAAAAGACAAATGGTTTCCTAATATCTCGAAGATGAATTTAGAAGGGTGTGTGATCCAAAAAGATGGAACGATCATTTCCAAACCACAAAGTTTTGGAGTTGGAAAAGGGTTAGTATTTCGATCTGCAGCACGTTTTTTTCAATTACCTGATGGTAGATTCGGTTGGGTAAACGACTTAACAGGACTCCCTGACCAATTGGAAATTGTTTTGATTTCTCCATTCACTAAAGATTCGACCACCGTTACTTCAAATGAAAATCAAATTCCAGAATCATCAGATGTCAAAATAAACCCAAGCTTGGGTAAACAATTGTTAGCAGCCATTTATGATGGAAAAGAAGGAGAAGTGATTTCTCTTTTAAACCAAGGAGCAGATCCAAATACGATCAATGAAGGTTGGTCTGCATTATTGTATGCTGCCTATTTTGGACGCACGGATTCTGTAAAGGCATTGATTTCATACAAAGCAGACATTGAATATTCAGTGGATACTTGGAATGCCCTCCGCTTAGCGGAAGAAAGAGGGCATCAACAAATTGTAGCCATTTTACAACCAATCACAAAAACACGTTCACGATCAATCGCTGTATCACCAATTCCTAAAAAACCATTCACTCCAGAGGTAAAGAATAGAAACTTAAGTATTGGAGAAGAACCCTCGAAGCAAAAAATAGAATCCAACTTTCAAAGTTTAGGAAGACCTTTGCAATGA
- a CDS encoding prohibitin family protein: MKRRSIFLTSFQFLPVLFLGMVFVSCISIINPGEVGLMWRPYSSGLSQKPLESRVQTYMPWNSVYVYSVQWISYQEKVEVLTRDDLTITVTADIIIRPKQNEIYELEMEIGRDYYEKVVKPQFRTAIRNILSAYNMVSISKETPNVSAQIKKSLTEKLKDKHVEIDDVIVDDVEYSPSILKAIESKLTKQQEQEQMKFEINIAKRDAEIQQITAEGKAKAVLIEAEAQSKAQKMISDSLTPKYIQLKAMENPNNKLIFIPNGKDGLPIIVNPDGK; this comes from the coding sequence ATGAAACGTCGATCCATTTTTCTAACCAGTTTCCAGTTCCTACCTGTTTTGTTCCTTGGGATGGTGTTCGTCTCTTGTATTTCCATCATCAACCCAGGTGAAGTTGGCCTAATGTGGAGGCCTTATAGTTCAGGACTCAGCCAAAAACCTTTGGAGTCTAGGGTACAAACCTACATGCCTTGGAATAGTGTTTATGTATATTCCGTTCAGTGGATCAGTTACCAAGAGAAAGTTGAAGTTCTCACACGCGATGATTTAACAATCACAGTGACAGCTGATATCATCATTCGGCCAAAACAAAACGAAATCTATGAATTGGAAATGGAAATTGGAAGGGATTATTATGAAAAGGTTGTAAAACCACAATTCAGAACGGCAATCCGGAATATACTATCTGCATACAACATGGTTTCGATTTCCAAAGAAACACCAAATGTATCTGCCCAAATCAAAAAGTCTCTCACTGAAAAATTAAAAGACAAACATGTAGAGATTGATGATGTCATTGTGGATGATGTAGAATATAGCCCTTCCATTTTAAAAGCAATCGAAAGTAAACTTACAAAACAACAAGAACAAGAACAGATGAAGTTTGAAATCAACATTGCAAAACGTGATGCTGAGATACAACAAATCACAGCAGAAGGAAAGGCAAAAGCAGTGTTAATTGAAGCAGAAGCGCAATCAAAAGCACAAAAGATGATTTCGGATTCTTTGACTCCCAAATACATCCAACTCAAAGCAATGGAAAATCCAAACAATAAATTGATATTTATTCCGAATGGAAAAGATGGATTGCCAATCATTGTCAACCCTGATGGAAAATAA
- a CDS encoding M20/M25/M40 family metallo-hydrolase, producing the protein MKVHIWICLLYIFIVHCSFGQKVQYAELKKSYPTVNWENRRKEAIQYLTDILKIPSVRGNEIKVAKYIQTILNKEGISSRLVYDPKFPIRPNLIAELPATVPNPEPGIILANHLDTVEFDAKEWKVDPLSGTVRDGRIWGRGAIDMKGMAVMELVAFLELKRSGIPRTRKTMYLALADEESGSVLGGKYMTTEQKKIFEGYEYAINEGGVATRDIVIPGSTIFNIQYAEKGNIWLRAKITGTSGHGSSPPNQYPALALMQFFNEVRELESDIRITEETDAFFYQLGTISSFPKSFFLKNARNPLIKPLLHPTIRSNRHLTAMTTNTKSITGFRTSEGEGGENVIAGEAIGRMDIRTLPGVDIEEFAKKVKTIATKYNAEITFTDINPTDVSPIQTKFFSTLAAVSVTKFPNSTVTPFLSPGKTDNSYLRKIGIKAYGLIPAVLKSEDIDGMHGKNENMTIDNLELGTKILFETLVEMNL; encoded by the coding sequence ATGAAGGTTCATATTTGGATTTGTTTGTTATATATTTTTATCGTACATTGTTCTTTTGGACAAAAGGTTCAGTATGCGGAACTAAAAAAATCTTACCCAACTGTGAACTGGGAAAACAGACGTAAGGAAGCAATTCAGTATTTAACTGACATCCTAAAAATTCCATCTGTTCGTGGGAACGAAATCAAAGTTGCCAAGTACATCCAAACAATCTTGAACAAAGAAGGGATTAGCTCTCGTTTGGTGTATGATCCAAAATTTCCTATTCGACCCAATTTGATAGCAGAACTACCAGCAACGGTTCCAAACCCTGAACCTGGGATCATCCTTGCCAATCATTTAGATACAGTTGAATTTGATGCCAAAGAATGGAAAGTGGATCCCCTTTCTGGTACCGTTCGCGATGGCCGTATTTGGGGTCGCGGTGCCATTGATATGAAGGGAATGGCTGTAATGGAACTCGTCGCTTTTTTAGAATTAAAACGATCAGGCATTCCACGAACAAGAAAAACCATGTACTTAGCGTTAGCTGATGAAGAGTCTGGATCTGTTCTCGGTGGAAAATACATGACAACTGAACAAAAAAAAATCTTTGAAGGTTATGAATATGCGATCAATGAAGGTGGGGTTGCTACTAGAGACATTGTCATTCCAGGTTCAACGATCTTTAACATTCAATATGCGGAAAAAGGAAATATTTGGTTAAGAGCAAAAATAACTGGAACAAGTGGGCATGGTTCATCTCCTCCAAACCAATACCCTGCTTTGGCATTGATGCAGTTTTTTAATGAAGTCCGTGAATTGGAATCGGATATTCGTATCACTGAAGAAACCGATGCATTTTTTTATCAACTAGGAACGATTAGTTCCTTTCCAAAATCCTTTTTTTTGAAAAATGCAAGAAACCCTTTGATCAAACCATTATTACATCCAACTATTCGAAGTAATCGCCACCTAACAGCGATGACAACCAATACAAAATCAATTACTGGGTTTCGTACCAGTGAAGGGGAGGGTGGCGAAAATGTGATCGCTGGTGAAGCGATAGGAAGGATGGACATTCGCACTCTACCAGGAGTAGACATTGAGGAATTTGCAAAAAAAGTGAAGACAATAGCCACTAAATACAATGCCGAGATAACATTTACCGATATCAATCCAACAGATGTGTCCCCTATCCAAACAAAATTTTTTAGTACACTTGCCGCTGTTTCTGTGACAAAATTTCCGAATAGTACAGTGACACCGTTTTTATCCCCTGGAAAAACAGACAATTCCTACTTACGCAAAATTGGAATCAAAGCCTATGGTTTGATTCCAGCTGTCTTAAAGTCAGAAGACATTGATGGTATGCATGGAAAAAATGAAAACATGACCATCGATAATTTGGAATTGGGAACTAAAATACTTTTTGAAACGTTAGTAGAGATGAATTTGTAA